In the Pontibacillus sp. HMF3514 genome, TCAGGCTATATTACCATACTTATTAGGCTTTACCAGTCTATTTTACTGAATAATCAAAATATTACTCTACACCCTCAAAACCCTTGAGCCACAAGGGATATAGCAGCACTATCACTCACCAGAATGTTCAGAATTCTTAAAGGAATAGCTACTTACAAAAAATCAAAAAAATTTTTTAAAAAAATACAACCCTAGCCTCGTTCAGCAAGGGTTGCGCCTTTATTTTGATCATTCAGTAAAGTTTAAAAGTGGAGTATTTACTCTTAAAAAAGAAAAAAAGCGGCGAATAACCGCTTATAATATAATTGCGATTAATCCGCCATTTCCTTCATTGATAATTCTCTGTAGAGTTTCTTGTAATTTATACTGAGCGTTCTCTGGCATTAGAGATAGCTTTGCATTGATTCCTTCTCGTACGATGGAGTTTAAAGAGCGTCCGAAGATATCTGAATTCCAAATGGACAGTGGATCTTCCTCGAAATCTTGCATCAGATAACGAACTAGCTCTTCACTTTGTTTTTCTGTGCCGATAATTGGAGCAAACTCTGACTCTACATCCACTTTAACCATATGGATTGATGGGGCAACAGCTTTTAACCTTACACCAAATCTGGACCCCTGACGAATAATCTCAGGCTCCTCTAAAGACATTTCATGAACAGAAGGAGAAGCTATGCCATATCCTGTTTGTTTAACCATAGTTAATGCATCTGCAACCTGATCATACTCACGTTTTGCATGTGCAAAATCTTGCATTAGCTGAAGCAAATGATCTTTACCTCTAATTTCTTCGCCAACAATTTCTTTTAACACTTGATCATATAAATGGTCAGGTGCTTGAAGGTCTATCTCAGCTACCCCATCACCCATTTCCATACCAGAAAGTTGAGCCGTGTCAATATAATCGTAATCACCGAATTGGTTTACAACTCTATCTACATCTCTCAAGCGTTTAATATCCTGTACAGTCTGTTGAATAGCATCCTGATAATTCTTTCTAAGCCAGTGGTCTTCGTTTAAAACCATTACCCAGCTTGGTAGATTAACATTCACTTCAAGCACTGGGAATTCATATAATGCTTCACGTAGAACGTTATACACATCATCTTCTCTCATGCTTTCAACACTCATAGCAAGCACAGGAATATCATATTTTTCCTGAAGTTCTTGACGTAGCATTTCTGTTTCTTGGCTATGTGGTTTAACAGAGTTAACAATCATGATATAAGGTTTTCCGACTTCCTTCAGTTCTTCTACCACTCGTTCTTCAGCTTCTACATAATCTTCACGTGGAATCTCTCCAATTGTTCCATCTGTTGTTACAACAACGCCAATTGTTGAATGCTCTGTAATTACTTTACGGGTGCCGATTTCCGCTGCATCATGAAATGGAATTGGTTCTTCATACCAAGGTGTGTTAATCATTCGAGGGCCATCTTCATCCTCATACCCCTTTGCACCTTCTACGGTATAACCCACACAATCAACAACTCTAAAGTTAACGTCCAATCCTTCATCTACATGTACTTCGACAGCTTGATTTGGTACAAATTTTGGCTCTGTGGTCATAATTGTTCTACCTGCTGCACTTTGAGGAAGCTCGTCTTGAGCACGGGCACGTTCACCCTCATCTTGAATGTTTGGTAGTACGACTGTCTCCATAAACTTCTTAATAAATGTAGATTTACCTGTTCGAACCGCACCGACTACTCCTAAATAAATATCTCCATCAGTTCGTTTTGAGATATCTTTGAAAATATCAACTCTTTCCAAGTGTGATCCCTCCCGATCCATTTACTTCGCCTGGATATGCAAGACATAATCTCTTACGAATCTTTGACATTACAAGTCTATGACGTTGTCCTAATAAATTATGACTAGTTTTTGTGAAATCTTTCTCTTAAGTAGAATGGGGCTTCTTCAGTAGAAAAAACCTCCTCTTCTTTATATATCATTGAAAATGAAAAAAGATGCCTGATAACAGACATCTTTTTGATAAAGTTAGTAAATATTTTTATATAACCTAAGATCCTTTTTGGTAAAAAACAGGCTCACCGTCTTTTACAGTGTAAGGCAATGAATATGCAGGAACGATCGCTGAGTGATCCGCAAGAAGGAATCGGATATCATCCCCATTTACATAATTATGGTCATACTCTTGTAAGGCATTATAAAGATCTTGTCGATAATCTATATAAAGATTTCCATCTACGTCCATCAAAATTGGTAAACGATTACCTGAATATGGACTAACGACAGTTGGAGGCTCATCCAAACCAATTAACTCATAATTAATTGAATAGATATCTTCAGCTACTTCTTCCTTAAATGGAGGGTATTTATGTTCATTTCGATATGCGATCAAGCGCATATTTACGTCTCGCACATCTTGAATTGTACGTAAATCAATCACTTTTACTGTAGGATCTTCTTCAGGGGTTATAATCACATACTGATATACTCCCCCTCGTTCATAAGAATTCCCAGGTAATTCAGACATAATGCCCGTTTCTTTTAATCGTTCAAAATTCACAGGGTATTTTCTGAAGATCGGAACATCTTGCTCTCTTGTTTTAATCGGTAATTCCATAGGATGTTGTTCAACAAATTGATCAACAGCCTTTTGTACAGTATCTAGCTGTAGTTGGTTAGGCGTTTGGTTTTTGGCCAAACGGTTCTCTGGATATAAACAACCAGATAATAAAAAAGTGGTAAGTATCATCATACTCAATAACTTACGGTGCATGTTTATTCCTCCGATTTATCTTTACGATGTTGGACCGCTTAAGACAATATAAAAGATAATAATTCCAGCAAGAATCATAAATATGTACGCCAATATAGCAACAATGACACTGATTACGCCTTTTAACTTAAGACGACTAAGCATAATTAAGCCGATCGCTAAAAACATAAAAATCATTCCTGCAAAAGAGATATACATGTTTAACATCGATTCAGACATATTGACAGCTCCTTTTGCGTTTGACACAACTTAACGAATGTCATTATACCACACGTATGGCATAGACTGTAGGTTGAAGAAATTGAATTTTTTATGAAATCAAGTTTATTTGATATATTTGTTCTATTAAAGCCCCCTTATCTGGAAGACTTGGTTTCGAGATAAAGTGCTGAGGAGGTCCGTTGCCGAAAAAAGAGTAAGGGGTTCATTGAAACGGCGATACTCCTGCTGCCCCACACGACGTGGGGTAGGTCGACGTTGCCACACGATGTGGCGGTCTTAGTCGATCTTCATTATTTACTTTCAGCCTCCTCGTTCACTCCGTTCTCTGCGGGGTCTCGGCCGCCCTTTCTACCACTGGAGTTCGCCGTTTCCTTCACCCCTTGATGTTATGGAAGTTAACGGACCCAAGGATGAGATCATTTAATATCATGCTTAAGGTGATTTTATTTTAGATACTACCCCCTCTACATATAAGGCTTTAGATCACTATAAGAAATATTTGATTTAACCACAGATTTTAAATCAGAAAACCTTACGATAGCTGAGGTTCCGTTCATCACCATTCGGCTAAGGTGGGCTGGGAAACGGGCTGACTCCTTCGGGATAACGGGCGAGCGAGACCCCGCAAGGAGCGTAGCGGATGAGGAGGCTCGATCGTTCGTCCGGGGAAAGCAGCCCGTTTCCCAGCCCGCCGATCTCCACAAAAGCAACGGAACCACTCCGCACCAGCTTATTCAACATAACTGCCAAATATCGAATAACTCTTTTGATAAAACAAATCCAACTATGCAAGGAAACAATATGTAAACATGAAAAAGCCGAGGTAGTAGGGGCATACATACCTCGGCCTTAGATATTTGACTAAACACTACCCATCACACAGCTCTACATGATATACTGCTGCGATTTATAGTATGCGAATAATATTGGATCTGCATCCTCATATGCCTATCCAAACCTATTTTTTAAACATTTGATTTAACTGATTCATATCCATATTGTTTTCTGTAATAGCTTTAACAATTTTATCTTCTTTTTCTTTCGAAACGGGCTTACCAGCCATTTTAGAAAGTTGTTTTACAAGATTACGTACAGTTTTTTCATCTTGAAAATTTGCATGCTTAACAGAATCCGCCACTTTCATGATTTCATCTGGTGAAAGATTTGCTTTTTTCTGTAGATGATCAAAAGCCTTCTTTTGAAATCCGCTCACACTGCTTCCTCCTAACATAATTTTCGTTCAAAATAGTATATGCGGACTAAGAAAAGGCGTGAGGTATTATCTCGAAAAAAGGTTTTCATATTTAAAACCCGACCTCCATCCAATTAGATGAAAATCGGGTTCAATTTTATGGGTGAAAAATGGATTAAACTTTAGTAATGAAGCTAATCTATAGTTTCTTTATAAAATATCCGTAAGGTCTTCCATTTCATGACGACGCCCTCTTGTCATAAGCTGGTCCACAACATCTTTCGGGTGCGCATGATTAAATAAAATTT is a window encoding:
- a CDS encoding DUF2768 domain-containing protein, which produces MSESMLNMYISFAGMIFMFLAIGLIMLSRLKLKGVISVIVAILAYIFMILAGIIIFYIVLSGPTS
- a CDS encoding stage VI sporulation protein F — encoded protein: MSGFQKKAFDHLQKKANLSPDEIMKVADSVKHANFQDEKTVRNLVKQLSKMAGKPVSKEKEDKIVKAITENNMDMNQLNQMFKK
- the spoIVA gene encoding stage IV sporulation protein A, with product MERVDIFKDISKRTDGDIYLGVVGAVRTGKSTFIKKFMETVVLPNIQDEGERARAQDELPQSAAGRTIMTTEPKFVPNQAVEVHVDEGLDVNFRVVDCVGYTVEGAKGYEDEDGPRMINTPWYEEPIPFHDAAEIGTRKVITEHSTIGVVVTTDGTIGEIPREDYVEAEERVVEELKEVGKPYIMIVNSVKPHSQETEMLRQELQEKYDIPVLAMSVESMREDDVYNVLREALYEFPVLEVNVNLPSWVMVLNEDHWLRKNYQDAIQQTVQDIKRLRDVDRVVNQFGDYDYIDTAQLSGMEMGDGVAEIDLQAPDHLYDQVLKEIVGEEIRGKDHLLQLMQDFAHAKREYDQVADALTMVKQTGYGIASPSVHEMSLEEPEIIRQGSRFGVRLKAVAPSIHMVKVDVESEFAPIIGTEKQSEELVRYLMQDFEEDPLSIWNSDIFGRSLNSIVREGINAKLSLMPENAQYKLQETLQRIINEGNGGLIAIIL